One region of Exiguobacterium acetylicum genomic DNA includes:
- a CDS encoding SDR family oxidoreductase produces MRHALITAGTKGLGERVTRQLLEEGWKVTAFHRSEPEFTHPNLMTIQADVTNQDELERATQQAINEQGRIDALILNAGPYIFERKALVDYSDQEWNEVITGNLTASFWLLRQVLPVMRKQAYGRIITYGFPESATAPGWVCRAAFAAAKSGMVSLTKSVALEEAEHGITVNMVNPGNIVGDNKTKQISEAEQDEATPVGRTGVGEDIARAISFLLAEESSMITGAILDVTGGVNVVHQSRK; encoded by the coding sequence ATGAGGCACGCGTTAATTACAGCAGGTACAAAAGGACTGGGAGAACGAGTGACGCGCCAGTTACTGGAAGAAGGTTGGAAAGTGACAGCGTTTCATCGTTCCGAACCCGAATTTACACATCCGAATCTCATGACGATTCAAGCGGATGTGACGAATCAAGATGAATTGGAACGCGCAACCCAACAAGCAATCAATGAGCAAGGTCGGATTGATGCGTTGATACTTAATGCAGGACCTTATATATTCGAACGAAAAGCATTGGTGGATTACTCGGATCAGGAATGGAATGAAGTGATCACTGGAAATCTGACAGCTAGTTTTTGGCTGTTGCGTCAAGTATTGCCTGTCATGCGTAAGCAAGCCTACGGTCGAATCATTACGTACGGTTTCCCGGAAAGTGCAACAGCGCCAGGATGGGTATGCCGGGCAGCGTTCGCTGCTGCTAAAAGCGGGATGGTGAGTTTGACGAAGAGTGTAGCGCTTGAAGAAGCGGAACACGGCATCACGGTCAACATGGTCAACCCGGGGAACATCGTCGGTGACAATAAGACGAAGCAAATTTCTGAAGCGGAGCAAGATGAAGCGACGCCGGTCGGAAGAACGGGAGTCGGAGAAGATATCGCTCGCGCGATTTCCTTCTTGCTGGCAGAAGAATCAAGTATGATCACGGGAGCAATCCTTGATGTGACTGGTGGCGTCAATGTCGTCCATCAATCCCGTAAGTAA
- a CDS encoding universal stress protein, whose translation MAIVYHNVLVAVDGSKEAERAFETAIDVSLRNDAKLIIAHVIDTRTFATVEAYDRTITERAESYAKELLDEYVKTAQDRGVQEVEVAIEYGSPKVTIAKKLAPNHDADLIICGATGLNAVERFFIGSVSESITRYAKCDVLIVRL comes from the coding sequence ATGGCAATCGTCTATCATAATGTACTCGTAGCAGTAGATGGCTCAAAAGAGGCAGAACGTGCCTTCGAGACGGCAATCGATGTTTCATTGCGAAATGATGCAAAATTGATCATCGCACACGTCATTGATACACGGACATTCGCAACAGTAGAAGCCTATGACCGCACCATCACGGAACGTGCCGAATCTTACGCGAAGGAATTGCTAGACGAATACGTCAAGACTGCTCAAGATCGTGGTGTACAGGAAGTCGAAGTAGCGATTGAATACGGCTCACCGAAAGTAACGATCGCCAAAAAGCTTGCTCCTAATCACGATGCCGACTTAATCATCTGTGGCGCAACTGGTTTAAACGCTGTCGAGCGTTTCTTCATCGGTAGTGTCTCTGAAAGCATTACGCGTTACGCAAAATGCGACGTCTTGATCGTCCGTTTATGA
- a CDS encoding 3D domain-containing protein yields MMKRMLASVLTVVLALSSFAGLQAEAATKKSVKSTVDSLVIRQKATTSSKKLGLLYKNQTLSYKAKTGNWYKVSYKGKTAYLSASYSKVVTSSSSKKQSTGGWKTITNVSATAYTPYDPGSGNLTAIGWNIKSSKKKVVAVDPRVIPLRSTVKVYYKGKLKGTYTAADTGGAIKGKKMDILYYSRSEAFNWGRRTVTVKYK; encoded by the coding sequence ATGATGAAACGGATGCTCGCAAGTGTTTTAACGGTCGTGTTAGCACTCAGTTCGTTCGCAGGTCTTCAAGCAGAGGCTGCAACTAAGAAAAGCGTCAAGTCAACAGTCGATAGCCTAGTCATTCGTCAGAAAGCTACTACTTCTTCGAAAAAGCTCGGTCTTCTATATAAGAACCAAACGTTATCGTACAAAGCAAAAACAGGTAACTGGTACAAAGTAAGCTACAAAGGTAAAACAGCTTACCTTAGCGCAAGCTACTCGAAAGTCGTGACATCAAGCAGTTCGAAAAAACAATCGACAGGTGGTTGGAAAACAATCACGAACGTAAGCGCAACAGCTTACACACCGTATGATCCAGGTAGTGGTAATCTGACAGCAATCGGTTGGAACATTAAAAGCTCGAAAAAGAAAGTCGTAGCGGTTGATCCACGTGTCATTCCACTTCGTTCGACAGTGAAAGTGTATTACAAAGGGAAATTAAAAGGGACGTATACAGCTGCTGATACTGGCGGTGCCATCAAAGGGAAGAAGATGGATATCCTTTACTACTCTCGTTCAGAAGCTTTCAACTGGGGTCGTCGTACGGTTACAGTAAAATACAAATGA